From Skermanella sp. TT6, a single genomic window includes:
- a CDS encoding PQQ-dependent catabolism-associated beta-propeller protein translates to MVVPIDTLKSIVLGSVLAIASSLPAMADTIYVSNEKDNTISVVDGDTLTVTETIRVGRRPRGITFNHDMTQLYVCIGDENRIDVIDLSTNKVVSRLPSGPDPELFVHHPTENVLYVANEDDNMVSVVDTKERKILAEIQVGVEPEGMGISPDGKLLVNTSETTNMAHFIDTSTKEIVANVLVDSRPRVAEFTSDGKHVWVSAEIGGTVSVIDSATRQPVKKIEFAVSGVSKEAIQPVGIQITKDMKRAFVALGPSNRVAEVDPATYEVRKYHLVGQRVWNLALSPDEKRLYSTNGVSSDISVIDVENSRVIKSIPVGRAPWGVVVKP, encoded by the coding sequence ATGGTGGTTCCCATTGACACACTGAAGAGTATTGTGCTGGGCAGCGTCCTGGCGATCGCCTCATCCTTGCCGGCCATGGCCGATACGATCTACGTCTCCAACGAAAAGGATAACACCATTTCGGTCGTGGACGGCGATACGCTGACTGTCACGGAAACGATCCGCGTCGGTCGTCGGCCGCGGGGGATCACCTTCAACCACGACATGACGCAGCTCTACGTCTGTATCGGTGACGAGAACCGGATAGACGTGATCGACCTGTCCACCAACAAGGTGGTCAGCCGGCTGCCGTCGGGCCCGGATCCGGAGTTGTTCGTCCATCACCCGACCGAGAACGTGCTGTACGTCGCGAACGAGGACGACAACATGGTCTCCGTCGTGGATACGAAGGAGCGCAAGATCCTGGCCGAGATCCAGGTCGGCGTCGAGCCGGAGGGGATGGGTATCAGCCCGGACGGCAAGCTGCTGGTCAATACGTCCGAAACCACCAACATGGCCCATTTCATAGACACCTCCACGAAGGAGATCGTCGCGAACGTGCTGGTCGACAGCCGTCCCCGCGTGGCCGAGTTCACCTCCGACGGCAAGCATGTGTGGGTGTCCGCCGAGATCGGCGGTACCGTCAGCGTGATCGACTCCGCGACCCGTCAGCCGGTCAAGAAGATCGAGTTCGCCGTCAGCGGCGTGTCGAAGGAGGCCATCCAGCCCGTCGGCATCCAGATCACGAAGGACATGAAGCGTGCCTTCGTCGCCTTGGGGCCCAGCAACCGCGTGGCCGAAGTCGATCCCGCGACCTACGAGGTGCGAAAGTACCATCTGGTCGGCCAGCGCGTCTGGAACCTCGCGCTGTCGCCCGACGAAAAGCGTCTCTATTCCACCAACGGCGTCAGCAGCGACATCAGCGTCATCGATGTCGAGAACAGCAGGGTCATAAAGTCGATCCCGGTCGGCCGCGCACCCTGGGGGGTGGTCGTGAAGCCCTAG
- a CDS encoding efflux RND transporter permease subunit yields MRISDICIRRPVFATVMSLILILLGVVSYDRLSVREYPNIDEPVVSVNTTYLGASAEIIETQVTQVLEGSIAGIEGIDVLSSVSRPESSRITVRFRQNIDPDVAASDVRDRVGRVRGRLPDEIDEPIISKVEADAQPIIVMPFTSDRLSGLEITDHIDRFIVDRFKNLPGVADVQILGERRYAMRLWIDRARLAGYDLTVQDVEAALRGQNIEVPAGRVESTDREFTVLSRTGLVEPEQFGGIVVKLADGFPVRVRDVARVELGAADERRVSRSNGRNSIAIGIIKQATANPLDVSEAVKKTLPLVLEDLPEGMRGEIVNDSAVFIDRSIRAVFHTILEAVVLVVLVILFFLRTARATIIPVVTIPVSLITTFALMYAAGFTINTLTLLAMVLAIGLVVDDAIVVLENVYRHIEMGKKPRQAALVGTREIGFAVVAMTLTLAAVYAPVAFAPGRTGRLFLEFALTLAGAVLVSGFVALTLTPMMCSKLLKGHESHGRFYNALERFFVGLGKGYDRLLRSSLRARPLVVLLALGVAGGSVVLFLSLKSETAPVEDRGVIQGLGVAPEGSTIDFNARYGRELEQVYAGIPEIQSYIVISGVPEVTRTLSFARLTDWDERERRQQDIVAELQPKLSRIAGINVFALNPPSLGQRGGSKPVEFVIQTSGTYAELDGYVSRMLDRIAEYPGLINVDSDLKLNKPQLDVVVNRDKIADAGIQVDVVSRTLESLLGGRQVTRFERNGEQYDVYVQLGEADRATPGNLGQIYIRGGDGAMIQLSNLVEVREVVAPKELNRFNQLRSATISASPAPGVSLGEALAFMEQAAEEVLPQGVQVDYAGQSREFRDAGSSLLFVFVLALGFIYLVLAAQFESFVDPFVIMLTVPLSMTGALLALYLSGGTLNVYSQIGLVTLVGLITKHGILIVEFANQLQDEGREKLDAVIEAAVLRLRPILMTTGAMVLGALPLALATGAGAESRQQIGWVIVGGMSLGTLLTLFVVPTMYTLMTVKRSQVAEDDPEAAQPAPAE; encoded by the coding sequence ATGCGGATTTCCGACATCTGCATCCGCCGTCCGGTCTTCGCGACGGTGATGAGCCTGATCCTGATCCTGCTCGGCGTGGTCAGCTACGACCGGCTGAGCGTGCGGGAATATCCCAACATCGACGAACCGGTCGTATCTGTCAACACGACCTACCTCGGCGCCTCGGCCGAGATCATCGAGACCCAGGTCACCCAGGTGCTCGAGGGCTCCATCGCCGGCATCGAGGGCATCGACGTGCTGTCCTCCGTCAGCAGGCCGGAGAGCAGCCGGATCACCGTGCGGTTCCGTCAGAACATCGATCCTGACGTCGCCGCGAGCGACGTGCGCGACCGGGTCGGCCGCGTCCGCGGCCGCCTGCCGGACGAGATCGACGAGCCGATCATCTCCAAGGTGGAGGCCGACGCCCAGCCGATCATCGTGATGCCGTTCACCAGCGACCGCCTGTCGGGACTGGAGATCACCGACCATATCGACCGTTTCATCGTCGATCGGTTCAAGAACCTGCCCGGCGTCGCCGACGTCCAGATCCTGGGCGAACGCCGCTACGCCATGCGCCTGTGGATCGATCGCGCCCGGCTGGCCGGTTACGACCTGACGGTCCAGGACGTGGAGGCGGCACTCCGAGGCCAGAACATTGAGGTTCCGGCCGGCCGGGTCGAGAGCACCGACAGGGAGTTCACCGTGCTGTCGCGCACGGGCCTCGTGGAGCCGGAGCAGTTCGGCGGCATCGTGGTCAAGCTGGCCGACGGCTTTCCGGTCCGCGTGCGCGACGTCGCGAGGGTGGAACTGGGCGCGGCCGACGAGCGCCGGGTCAGCCGATCCAACGGCCGGAATTCGATCGCGATCGGCATCATCAAGCAGGCCACGGCCAATCCGCTCGACGTTTCGGAGGCGGTGAAGAAGACCCTGCCCCTGGTTCTGGAAGACCTGCCGGAAGGCATGCGGGGCGAGATCGTCAACGACAGCGCGGTCTTCATCGATCGCTCGATCCGGGCCGTGTTCCACACGATCCTGGAAGCCGTCGTGCTGGTCGTGCTGGTGATCCTGTTCTTCCTGCGGACCGCGAGGGCCACGATCATCCCCGTCGTCACCATCCCGGTGTCGCTGATCACCACCTTCGCCCTGATGTACGCGGCCGGCTTCACGATCAACACGCTGACCCTGTTGGCTATGGTTCTGGCGATCGGTCTCGTCGTGGACGACGCGATCGTCGTGCTGGAGAACGTCTACCGCCACATCGAGATGGGCAAGAAGCCGAGGCAGGCGGCCCTGGTCGGCACGCGGGAGATCGGCTTCGCCGTAGTCGCCATGACCCTGACCTTGGCCGCCGTCTACGCCCCGGTCGCCTTCGCGCCGGGCCGCACCGGGCGGCTGTTCCTGGAGTTCGCGTTGACCCTGGCCGGCGCCGTCCTGGTATCCGGATTCGTGGCGCTGACCCTGACACCGATGATGTGTTCCAAGCTGCTGAAAGGGCACGAGAGCCACGGGCGGTTCTACAACGCGCTGGAGCGGTTCTTCGTGGGGCTCGGCAAGGGATACGACCGGCTGCTCCGGTCCAGCCTGCGGGCACGGCCGCTCGTCGTGCTGCTGGCGCTGGGCGTCGCGGGAGGAAGCGTCGTGCTGTTCCTGTCCCTGAAGTCGGAAACCGCGCCGGTCGAGGACCGGGGCGTGATCCAGGGCCTGGGCGTGGCTCCCGAAGGTTCCACCATCGACTTCAATGCCCGCTACGGCCGGGAACTCGAACAGGTCTATGCCGGGATCCCCGAGATCCAGAGCTACATCGTGATTTCCGGCGTGCCGGAAGTGACCCGCACCCTGTCGTTCGCCCGCCTGACGGACTGGGACGAGCGCGAGCGCAGGCAGCAGGACATCGTGGCCGAGCTTCAACCGAAGCTGTCCAGGATCGCCGGCATCAACGTGTTCGCGCTCAACCCGCCGTCGCTCGGGCAGCGCGGGGGCAGCAAGCCGGTGGAGTTCGTGATCCAGACATCCGGCACCTATGCCGAACTGGATGGCTATGTCAGCCGCATGCTCGACAGGATCGCGGAATATCCCGGCCTGATCAACGTCGACAGCGATCTGAAGCTGAACAAGCCGCAGCTCGACGTCGTGGTCAACCGGGACAAGATCGCCGATGCCGGAATCCAGGTCGACGTGGTCTCCCGGACGCTGGAAAGCCTTCTGGGTGGCCGTCAGGTCACCCGGTTCGAACGCAACGGCGAGCAGTACGACGTCTATGTCCAACTCGGCGAGGCCGACCGCGCCACGCCGGGCAACCTCGGCCAGATCTATATCCGGGGCGGAGACGGCGCGATGATCCAGCTCTCCAACCTGGTCGAGGTGAGGGAGGTGGTCGCGCCGAAGGAGCTCAACCGCTTCAACCAGCTCCGCTCCGCCACGATCAGCGCCAGCCCGGCTCCGGGCGTGTCGCTCGGCGAGGCGCTGGCCTTCATGGAGCAGGCGGCGGAGGAGGTGCTGCCGCAGGGCGTCCAGGTAGATTATGCCGGCCAGAGCCGCGAGTTCCGCGATGCCGGCTCAAGCCTCCTGTTCGTCTTCGTGCTGGCCCTGGGCTTCATCTACCTGGTTCTGGCGGCCCAGTTCGAGAGCTTCGTCGATCCCTTCGTGATCATGCTGACGGTCCCCCTGTCGATGACCGGCGCGCTGCTGGCGCTGTACCTGAGCGGCGGAACGCTGAACGTCTACAGTCAGATCGGCCTCGTGACCCTGGTCGGGCTGATCACCAAGCATGGCATCCTGATCGTCGAGTTCGCCAACCAGCTCCAGGATGAAGGGAGGGAGAAGCTGGACGCCGTGATCGAGGCCGCCGTGCTTCGCCTGCGTCCGATCCTGATGACCACGGGCGCCATGGTGCTGGGCGCCCTGCCTCTCGCCTTGGCGACCGGTGCGGGAGCCGAGAGCCGGCAGCAGATCGGCTGGGTGATCGTCGGCGGCATGTCGCTCGGCACGCTGCTGACCCTGTTCGTCGTGCCCACCATGTATACCCTCATGACGGTCAAGCGCAGCCAGGTGGCGGAGGACGATCCGGAGGCCGCGCAACCCGCACCGGCGGAGTGA
- a CDS encoding DUF2892 domain-containing protein, which translates to MSLPKNMGMIDRALRVVAGLLLISLVFVGPQTPWGWIGLVPLLTAFIGFCPAYTLLGIRTCPLKHS; encoded by the coding sequence ATGTCGCTGCCGAAGAATATGGGAATGATCGACCGCGCCCTGCGGGTCGTCGCCGGCCTCTTGCTGATCTCGCTGGTCTTCGTGGGTCCCCAGACCCCATGGGGTTGGATCGGTCTGGTCCCGCTGCTGACCGCCTTCATCGGCTTCTGCCCGGCCTACACCCTACTGGGCATCCGCACCTGCCCGCTGAAGCACAGCTGA
- a CDS encoding antibiotic biosynthesis monooxygenase family protein has protein sequence MFIAMNRFKVVPGAEADFEAVWLNRESHLHKVPGFVEFHMLRGPQRDDHRLYSSHTVWQSEEHFLGWTRSEAFRDAHKGAGGNKPLYLGHPEFEGFEVIQTVASPSAGE, from the coding sequence ATGTTCATCGCGATGAACCGCTTCAAGGTGGTACCCGGCGCGGAAGCCGATTTCGAGGCGGTCTGGCTGAATCGGGAGAGCCACCTGCACAAGGTTCCCGGATTCGTCGAGTTCCATATGCTGCGCGGTCCGCAGCGCGACGATCACCGGCTCTACAGCTCCCACACCGTCTGGCAGTCGGAGGAGCACTTCCTGGGCTGGACCCGGTCGGAAGCCTTCCGCGACGCCCACAAGGGAGCCGGCGGAAACAAGCCGCTGTACCTGGGCCATCCCGAGTTCGAGGGCTTCGAAGTCATCCAGACCGTGGCCAGTCCCTCCGCCGGGGAATAG
- the secD gene encoding protein translocase subunit SecD has translation MLHFSKTKIWIISAICALGVLFTLPNFIPAGVLPGWMAQQRVNLGLDLQGGSYLLLEVDMDTVVRERLESALDSARTALRTADIRYADLAVRDRSVTFTLPDAGQVEAARNALADLLGTGLGAAQRDFTFSSEGGRVRLDFTDAAVADRSARAVEQSIEIVRRRIDETGVNEPVIARQGSNRILVQLPGVTDPDRVKRLLGQTAKMTFHLLGDQTVRPGTPAPAGTQWLPSVDPASRGQQYLVRRKVEVDGASLLDARPGNDQRSGSWVVNFEFDGPGARRFGDITRQNVGHPFAIVLDGKVISAPVIREPITGGRGQISGNFTTQGANDLAVLLRAGALPAPLTIIEERTIGPDLGADSIRAGIIACLVGFVLVVGYMVMSYGLFGVFANVALIFNLFLTVAALSLLQATLTLPGIAGILLTLGMSVDANILINERIREETRRGRSAFAAMETGFSRAFATITDSNLTTLIKMVLLYAVGTGTIRGFAVTISLGIITSMFTATVVTRLLMVTWLKRNRPKVLPISTRFRLAPDDTKIPFMRGKRMGLILSVLLSLASIGLFFKPGLNYGVDFAGGIVIEVRTEQPADFPELRESLAQLNLGPVQLQQFGQPTDVLIRFERQPGNEAAQQQAVRAVQDKLTSEFPGTTIRRVESVGASVSGELFQQGMLALGLAAVAMLIYIWFRFEWQFGVGAVVTMLLDVTKTIGFFALTGMQFNLTAIAAILTIMGYSINDKVVVYDRVRENLRLYRKMPLGELIDRSINETLSRTIGTSVALFLATLPLALFGGEALQEFALVLLFGVVLATSSSIFIAAPILLYLGEHRLRRGTTETTPEVVGGTPSMP, from the coding sequence GTGCTTCATTTCTCCAAGACGAAGATCTGGATCATCTCGGCCATCTGTGCGCTGGGTGTCCTCTTCACGCTGCCCAACTTCATCCCCGCGGGTGTTCTCCCGGGATGGATGGCGCAGCAACGCGTCAACCTGGGTCTCGATCTCCAGGGCGGCTCCTACCTGCTGCTCGAAGTCGACATGGACACCGTGGTGCGCGAGCGCCTGGAAAGCGCGCTCGACAGCGCCCGGACGGCGCTGCGCACCGCCGATATCCGTTACGCCGACCTGGCGGTACGTGACCGGTCCGTCACTTTCACCCTGCCCGACGCCGGGCAGGTCGAGGCGGCGCGCAACGCGCTCGCCGACCTGCTGGGAACCGGACTGGGTGCCGCGCAGCGGGATTTCACCTTCTCCTCCGAAGGAGGGCGTGTCCGCCTGGACTTCACCGACGCCGCTGTCGCCGACCGGTCGGCACGGGCCGTCGAGCAGTCGATCGAGATCGTCCGCCGACGGATCGACGAAACCGGCGTCAACGAACCCGTGATCGCCCGCCAGGGGAGCAACCGCATCCTTGTCCAACTGCCGGGCGTGACCGACCCGGACCGGGTGAAGCGCCTGCTCGGCCAGACCGCCAAGATGACCTTCCACCTGCTGGGCGACCAGACCGTCAGGCCGGGCACCCCTGCCCCGGCCGGCACCCAGTGGCTTCCCTCGGTGGATCCGGCATCGCGCGGACAGCAGTACCTGGTGCGCCGCAAGGTCGAGGTGGATGGTGCCAGCCTGCTCGATGCCCGCCCGGGCAACGACCAGCGCAGCGGGAGCTGGGTGGTCAATTTCGAGTTCGACGGTCCGGGCGCCCGCCGTTTCGGCGACATCACCAGGCAGAACGTGGGGCACCCGTTCGCGATCGTGCTCGACGGCAAGGTGATCAGCGCACCCGTGATCCGCGAACCGATCACCGGCGGGCGCGGCCAGATCAGCGGCAACTTCACCACGCAGGGGGCCAACGACCTCGCCGTGCTGCTGCGTGCCGGCGCGCTGCCGGCTCCCTTGACGATCATCGAGGAACGGACGATCGGACCCGACTTGGGCGCCGACTCGATCCGCGCCGGCATCATCGCCTGTCTCGTCGGCTTCGTGCTGGTCGTCGGCTATATGGTGATGTCCTACGGCCTGTTCGGGGTGTTCGCCAACGTCGCCCTGATCTTCAACCTGTTCCTGACCGTGGCGGCGCTGTCCCTTCTCCAGGCGACGCTGACGCTTCCGGGCATCGCCGGCATCCTGCTGACGCTGGGCATGTCCGTCGATGCCAATATCCTGATCAACGAGCGCATCCGGGAGGAAACCAGGCGGGGCCGATCGGCCTTCGCGGCGATGGAGACGGGCTTCTCCCGCGCCTTCGCGACCATCACGGACAGCAACCTGACGACGCTGATCAAGATGGTGCTGCTTTATGCGGTCGGCACCGGGACGATCCGCGGCTTCGCCGTCACGATCAGCCTGGGCATCATCACGTCGATGTTCACCGCGACCGTCGTGACGCGCCTGCTGATGGTCACTTGGCTGAAGCGGAACCGGCCCAAGGTGCTTCCGATCTCCACCCGGTTCCGGCTGGCGCCGGACGATACGAAGATCCCGTTCATGCGGGGCAAGCGGATGGGGCTCATCCTGTCCGTGCTGCTGAGCCTCGCCTCGATCGGCCTGTTCTTCAAGCCCGGACTGAACTACGGCGTCGACTTCGCGGGGGGCATCGTGATCGAGGTCCGGACGGAGCAGCCCGCCGACTTCCCGGAACTCCGAGAGAGCCTCGCCCAACTCAACCTGGGACCCGTTCAGCTCCAGCAGTTCGGCCAACCCACCGACGTGCTGATCCGCTTCGAGCGGCAGCCCGGCAACGAGGCGGCCCAGCAGCAGGCGGTCAGGGCGGTCCAGGACAAGCTCACCTCGGAGTTCCCGGGCACCACCATCCGGCGCGTCGAATCCGTGGGGGCGTCGGTCAGCGGCGAACTGTTCCAGCAGGGCATGCTGGCGCTCGGCTTGGCCGCCGTCGCGATGCTGATCTATATCTGGTTCCGTTTCGAATGGCAGTTCGGCGTCGGCGCCGTCGTCACCATGCTGCTCGACGTGACGAAGACCATCGGCTTCTTCGCCTTGACCGGCATGCAGTTCAACCTGACCGCCATCGCGGCGATCCTGACCATCATGGGCTACTCGATCAACGACAAGGTCGTCGTCTATGACCGCGTCCGGGAGAACCTGCGGCTCTACCGCAAGATGCCGCTGGGCGAACTCATCGACCGAAGCATCAATGAAACATTGAGCCGGACCATCGGCACCTCGGTCGCGCTCTTCCTGGCGACACTGCCGCTGGCCCTGTTCGGAGGCGAGGCGCTCCAGGAGTTCGCCCTCGTGCTGCTGTTCGGCGTGGTGCTGGCGACGTCGTCGTCGATCTTCATCGCGGCGCCGATCCTGCTGTATCTGGGTGAGCACCGGCTTCGCCGGGGCACCACCGAAACCACTCCCGAGGTCGTCGGAGGAACTCCCAGCATGCCTTGA
- a CDS encoding DUF6691 family protein — translation MMIVALVAGLLFGSGLVVSGMIDPAKVLAFLDIAGNWDPSLAFVMAAAIPVAMIGFRASRSRSEPVCGGRFAAPTKSGPDGRLALGAVLFGAGWGLVGYCPGPALAALSYGDPATWLFVAAMVAGMAVRGLPVPGRATRSKA, via the coding sequence ATGATGATCGTGGCACTGGTGGCCGGCCTGCTCTTCGGTTCCGGACTGGTCGTTTCCGGGATGATCGATCCGGCGAAGGTGCTTGCCTTCCTGGACATTGCCGGCAACTGGGATCCAAGCCTTGCGTTCGTGATGGCTGCCGCCATTCCGGTTGCGATGATCGGCTTCAGGGCGTCGCGCAGTCGCAGCGAGCCGGTCTGCGGCGGCAGGTTCGCCGCACCGACGAAGTCCGGTCCGGATGGCCGGCTGGCCCTCGGCGCCGTGCTGTTCGGCGCCGGCTGGGGACTTGTCGGCTATTGCCCCGGTCCGGCGCTGGCGGCACTTTCCTACGGCGATCCGGCCACTTGGCTGTTCGTCGCGGCCATGGTGGCCGGCATGGCCGTGCGCGGCCTGCCGGTGCCGGGCAGGGCCACGCGGTCCAAGGCCTGA
- a CDS encoding carboxymuconolactone decarboxylase family protein: MSGSWTNTTIDLSAAIKELRGGAPAVMQSFSALAQAALKADALDTKTKELIALAIAVATRCDGCVAFHAEAAVKQGATRQEVLETMGMAVYMGAGPSVMYAAQALEAYDEFRDVKARNG, encoded by the coding sequence ATGTCCGGAAGCTGGACGAACACCACGATCGACCTGTCGGCCGCCATCAAGGAACTGCGCGGCGGCGCTCCCGCGGTGATGCAGAGCTTTTCGGCTCTGGCGCAAGCTGCCCTGAAGGCCGACGCGCTGGATACAAAGACGAAGGAGCTGATCGCGCTCGCGATCGCGGTCGCCACCCGGTGCGACGGCTGCGTGGCCTTCCACGCCGAAGCCGCCGTGAAGCAGGGAGCCACACGACAGGAAGTCCTGGAGACGATGGGCATGGCCGTCTACATGGGCGCGGGCCCCAGCGTGATGTATGCTGCCCAGGCGCTGGAAGCCTATGACGAGTTCCGCGACGTCAAGGCCCGCAACGGGTGA
- a CDS encoding YeeE/YedE family protein, whose translation MGEALGMDGFTPYSSAAGGAMIGAAAALLWYGAGRIMGVSGIVGGLATARGSDIGWRLCFLAGLLAAPLLLSTVAGIDRPPSLQAAPMLLIAAGLLVGYGTRLGSGCTSGHGVCGLARLSPRSLMATGLFMASGAAVVFVARHLMGA comes from the coding sequence ATGGGTGAGGCACTCGGAATGGACGGGTTCACGCCGTATTCATCGGCAGCGGGCGGTGCGATGATCGGCGCCGCAGCTGCCCTGCTGTGGTATGGAGCCGGGCGCATCATGGGCGTCAGCGGTATCGTCGGCGGGCTGGCGACTGCGCGGGGCAGCGATATCGGCTGGCGGCTCTGTTTCCTGGCGGGGCTGCTGGCAGCGCCCCTGCTGCTCTCGACGGTGGCCGGGATCGACCGCCCTCCGTCCCTTCAGGCCGCTCCTATGCTATTGATCGCCGCAGGATTGCTGGTCGGCTACGGCACCAGGCTGGGCAGCGGCTGCACCAGCGGCCATGGCGTCTGCGGGCTTGCTCGGCTTTCCCCGCGTTCGCTCATGGCGACCGGTCTGTTCATGGCGAGCGGCGCAGCGGTCGTGTTCGTCGCCCGCCACCTGATGGGGGCGTGA
- a CDS encoding Crp/Fnr family transcriptional regulator: protein MAIDCLGSLPALRHLDDAARDILARQAELVTLKAGTVLFRPGDLCANFLIVLEGSVRVHLLSELGREIVLYRVGPGSTCILTTSCLIGSECYSAEGVTETAVSAVALPKAAFDMLITRSGVFRDFVFRSFGARLTDLMKLVSEVAFGRIECRLAEALVKHAPGGGVIPLTHQALATELGTAREVVSRQLKDFEHRGLVGLGRGRLEVLDPGGLRYLATAAPG, encoded by the coding sequence ATGGCGATCGACTGCCTGGGATCGCTTCCCGCCTTGCGGCACCTGGACGACGCGGCCCGCGACATCCTTGCCCGGCAGGCGGAACTGGTCACCCTGAAAGCCGGGACGGTGCTGTTCCGCCCCGGCGATCTCTGCGCCAACTTCCTGATCGTCCTGGAAGGCTCGGTGCGAGTCCACCTGCTGTCCGAACTGGGACGCGAAATCGTGCTGTACCGGGTCGGTCCAGGATCGACCTGTATCCTGACCACGTCCTGCCTGATCGGGAGTGAGTGCTACAGCGCGGAAGGCGTGACCGAAACGGCAGTGTCGGCGGTGGCGCTGCCCAAGGCTGCGTTCGATATGCTGATCACCCGATCCGGCGTTTTCCGTGACTTCGTGTTCAGGAGCTTCGGGGCCAGGCTGACTGACCTGATGAAGCTGGTCAGCGAGGTGGCGTTCGGCAGGATCGAGTGCCGGCTGGCAGAGGCACTGGTCAAGCATGCGCCCGGAGGCGGCGTGATTCCCCTCACCCACCAAGCCCTGGCGACCGAGCTCGGCACCGCCCGCGAGGTCGTCAGCAGGCAACTCAAGGACTTCGAGCACCGGGGGCTGGTCGGGCTGGGTCGCGGTCGGCTGGAGGTGCTGGACCCCGGCGGCCTGCGGTATCTTGCCACGGCGGCCCCCGGCTGA
- a CDS encoding efflux RND transporter periplasmic adaptor subunit — translation MKMAGLAAVALAVIVAVVGAGYWHSNGARAQGQAQEWRPAPAPAVEAAPVKVDRVTTVIEAVGTLEPAEFVSLAPEIEGTLAEILFREGTPVEAGRVLARLDDSILKAELAKARAELVLAEANFERADTLLRQRSGTQRTRDEAFAALQSARATVQLAQTQLDKTVLRAPFDGILGLRTVSKGEFVSRGDTLVTLQSIDPLKVDFRVPETLLSSIRVGQRISLRTDALPGRSFEGEIYALDPQLDVNGRALKIRAEVENSGQVLRPGLFARVGIAASSRDNAILIPESAVVPEGNGRYVFRIVDGKAAWAEVKLGQRRAGEVEIVEGLSPGDVVVTVGQQRVRPGAAVEVVNRASGV, via the coding sequence ATGAAGATGGCTGGTCTCGCGGCCGTCGCGCTTGCCGTCATCGTGGCGGTGGTCGGCGCCGGCTATTGGCATTCCAACGGCGCTCGCGCCCAGGGGCAGGCGCAGGAATGGCGTCCGGCACCGGCCCCCGCCGTGGAGGCAGCACCGGTCAAGGTCGACCGGGTTACGACCGTGATCGAGGCGGTCGGCACCCTGGAGCCGGCGGAGTTCGTTTCCCTGGCGCCCGAGATCGAGGGAACCCTGGCGGAAATCCTGTTCCGCGAGGGTACGCCCGTCGAGGCCGGCCGGGTACTGGCCCGCCTCGACGATTCGATCCTCAAGGCGGAACTGGCCAAGGCCCGCGCCGAACTGGTCCTGGCGGAGGCGAACTTCGAACGGGCCGACACGCTGCTGCGGCAGCGCTCGGGCACCCAACGCACGCGCGACGAGGCTTTCGCCGCTCTTCAGTCGGCCAGGGCCACGGTGCAGCTGGCCCAGACCCAACTGGACAAGACGGTGCTCCGGGCGCCGTTCGACGGGATTCTCGGCCTCCGCACGGTGAGCAAGGGAGAGTTCGTGAGCCGCGGCGATACCCTGGTCACGCTTCAGTCGATCGACCCGCTCAAGGTCGACTTCCGGGTGCCGGAAACGCTTCTGTCCAGCATCCGGGTCGGGCAAAGGATCAGCTTGCGGACCGACGCGCTGCCCGGCCGCTCCTTCGAGGGGGAGATCTACGCGCTCGACCCTCAGCTCGACGTGAACGGGCGGGCCCTGAAGATCCGGGCGGAGGTGGAGAACTCCGGCCAGGTGCTTCGGCCCGGGCTGTTCGCCCGCGTCGGCATCGCCGCATCCAGCCGGGACAACGCCATCCTGATTCCCGAGTCTGCGGTCGTGCCGGAAGGGAACGGCCGCTACGTCTTCAGGATCGTGGACGGCAAGGCGGCCTGGGCCGAGGTCAAGCTGGGTCAGCGCCGGGCCGGCGAGGTCGAGATCGTCGAGGGGCTGTCGCCGGGCGACGTGGTGGTGACCGTGGGGCAGCAGCGGGTCCGTCCAGGCGCCGCGGTCGAGGTGGTGAACCGCGCGTCGGGCGTCTGA